The nucleotide sequence TTAATGGCTATTTGGATCTTTAAGGTCAGTTATCTTTGGTATTAACGCCTCTACTTCAACATTCAAAGCAAAAGCTATCTGTATCAAATTTTGTATTGATATATTTTGTTCACCACGCTCGACACGCCCCATATAAGTTCGCCCCATGCCAGCAGCATCGGCAATTCCTTCCTGCGAATAACCTTTGGCTAAGCGTAGTTCCCTGATTTTAGAACCTATTTTTACAAGGTTATGATGTTTTTCTTTCATACTGAAAGTTAAAGCGATCGCACCCTATAAGTTCCACACCCAATAAGTGGCATTAATTCAAGATATGGTGTATTATTACCCACAAGATCAAAAAATGATCACTTAAGCGGGTTTTAAATAATAACCTATACTTTATTTATTGAGATACCGAAAGGTAGAGGAGGATTTATGTCTGAGATTAAACAAAAAAAGAGAAAATTTCTCAAACCGATTGAAACGGCAGTATTGGCTTTGCTTGCTACTACAGTGCCAATGACTGTATCTGCAACATCCAGCAGTAAAGTAAACGCACCTGTTATTCAAACTGTAATGACCCAATCCACAGCTTCATCTGTTATTGATGAGCCTCTATTAATAAAACGAGCAGATGCTACTTTTTCAAAAGTAGGTCACTATTCACATAGC is from Legionella adelaidensis and encodes:
- a CDS encoding helix-turn-helix domain-containing protein, with the protein product MKEKHHNLVKIGSKIRELRLAKGYSQEGIADAAGMGRTYMGRVERGEQNISIQNLIQIAFALNVEVEALIPKITDLKDPNSH